In Apium graveolens cultivar Ventura chromosome 10, ASM990537v1, whole genome shotgun sequence, the following are encoded in one genomic region:
- the LOC141690899 gene encoding uncharacterized protein LOC141690899 yields MITDAKAYMKKCDRFQRHTPIVRQPSERLTSISILIHFAMWGMDILGPFPLASGNRNFIVVAIEYFTKWIEAKALAKITTKKMAQFFWENVICRFGIPRIPVTDNGRKFDNVEFREYYDDNSIELHFTSVAHPHENG; encoded by the coding sequence ATGATAACTGATGCAAAGGCTTATATGAAGAAATGTGACAGGTTCCAGAGGCACACTCCAATAGTACGACAGCCCTCAGAGAGGCTTACATCTATTAGTATACTCATCCATTTTgcaatgtggggaatggatatccTTGGACCATTTCCTTTAGCATCGGGAAATAGGAATTTCATTGTGGTAGCCATAGAATACTTCacaaagtggattgaggctaaggcactggccaagataaccaccaagaaAATGGCCCAATTCTTCTGGGAGAATGTGATATGCCGATTTGGGATCCCACGCATCCCTGTCACAGATAATGGGCGAAAATTTGATAATGTAGAATTCAGAGAGTATTACGATGATAACAGTATAGAGCTCCACTTCACCTCGGTTGCACATCCACATGAAAACGGGTAG